AATCTGAACCGCCGACCTCATATGTGGGCACCACAAAATCATCCGACATTTCGATATACCGCTAGAAGCACCCGTTAATGTAAGCCCACTAACCCCTGCAGTAAGATGAGAGTACTGGGCCCTAGAGATGAGCTTGTACACTCCAGTTGGCCGTGTACAGACAAAAAGTATCATAGTTCAATACGTTAAAAACGATCCGTGGTGAGGTACCAGGCCATATACTAAGAATAAAGATCCAATTACATTCAAGATTCCATACCCGCAGAATTAGTGCGAAAGACAGCTTTCGTCCCTTACAGACACCCGTAAAGGGCGCAATTGTCGCCACCCCTGTGATAATGTCATACTTTTATTTGCGGGTATTTGCGCAAAGTGGAGTGCGACTTCTCCACAGACGCCGGAAGTTCAAAAGACTCTGTATAGACATCTTCGAGTAGTAAGCAAGTCAGGTAGTCTTTTATTATGTTCACAGTCTGGAGTTCTGCACGGAGGGCATCAGTGTCGTCCAGCGCAAGATTCTCGAGCGCGATATCAAGCTCATTCTCGCAGAGCTCTTCATTCAAGGAGGCCTTTTGATTGAGCGAGTAAGAGTTGCGTGCAACAAATTGCGATTTGTCATGAGAAAAGCGGCTGAGCGAGGGCAGCATAGAGCCAGGAATTAATGGAGCGGGTCGGAAGTTGTGTCCTCGGGGCAACGCGTGGGATTCCGCTCCCGGAGAGGTCACCAAAGGAGGGAGTTCCGGCATCGCTGGATATCTAGGCACGCGTGCATATTGCTGTTCTGGGCGGGGAAGCATTACCATCTTACCCGCAGGCCCGGGGCTGTTGCAAGGAGCAAGAGAAGGCAAGCGACGAGACATGTCCTGCGACAGCGTCGTGAAGAACGACACTGCTTTCCGTGTGTAGCTTGGCGGTTCGGACGCCAAAGTACCACCTAGAGCGGCTGGGGGCGGGAGAATAATGTGCGACAGTGTTTCGTCTAGGTGCTGTCTGCTTTTGTAGTAGGGGTAGTAATTTTGCATCTCCTGGCTGACAAAGCTCTCCACAGTCAGGTTGGGTAACGTGCGCGCCTTCTCTTGTAGCGCAGAGCCCTTGTTAACGCCTGTCTTGCGAACACCACGCGAGCCCGGCGCCGCACGCGAACGCTCTTTCATGGTGTCCTCCATGTGCACTTTCAGGTGTTTCTTCAAGTCTTGCGGGCGTTTAAACTTACGGCTGCATGTGGAGCAGCTGAAGGGTTTCAGGGGAACATGCACACGCAGGTGGGAGGTGATATGGTCGCGCTTAACCGTCTTGGTGGTGCATGAGCCCCAGTGGCAGTTCAGTTGCAAGTTTCTCTGCGACTTACGGCCCACGTGATCCTGGCATAAGTGATGATACAGCAATTCAGGTTGCGAAAACTCGCTTCCGCAGGCATCCCACTGGCATAGAAGCCTTTGGTGTTCATCATTCTCTGTGTCTGTCGAAACGTCGCTCGGCGACGTCGGGAGAGTGCTACCTGGGACGGGTTGGTTCTCCCGGTACCCGGCGGTCCCAACCAGTTCGTCATCGCTCGACATCGGCGACCGCTGTGCACAACTGCGTAGGGCTGTGGATGGTATAGCCTCGTCACTGTTGAGTAAATGATTTATATGTGACATATCTCTGTGCCCTTCTTTAAGGGTTCATGCAGTAACGCGCTTGCTATTTGGCTGGCCGTATAATCGTAAAATCTTCAGGCGGCCACGTTGCAGATCTCGTAGCGAAGTATATTATAAATATAATACAAGACTATTGCATTAGTGGAAAACTTCCCCGCGAGGCTGCGTCCGATAGCAGCTTGATATATGCAGTAGCGGTGGACCCTGAATAATTCTGGTGCACCAGGTGCCTCTCGGCGCAGTTATTGGTGAACAGAACTTGCCTATTCAAAAGAAACGTGGTAATTAGAACTACTTATCCCTGTTAAGGAATGGCGGGCGCAGCGAGTATGTGGGGAACCTACATGGGTGGTCCGTAGGTTGTCAGCTAACGCGAAGTGAGTGCCGATGGAAGATCTTAAGTTTGGCTCGGGGGCCCGCGGGGTAACGACAGATAGTATTACGTAATACAATCCAAACCACCATGGCAACACAAGTATTATCTGCTCCTAAATCAAATACGTAGGAAAATGCGAGGCTATTCATTGATGACTCGGAGAACCTTTCGTGTGTAGTCAACATCATCTGCAAGCGATACcctgctgccgccgttCTCCCATTGGGACATGACGTGAGACGGGTCAAGTCGCTGGTCGAAAACGAGAGCGTCGGCTTTCGACTCCCTGCTCGCTGGAAGTGAGTTCGAGCAGAGAGTTCCACCGCCCATAGTGGCTTGGCTTGCTAGTGCAGAAACACGGGCTCCATTAGAGTCGGGTGAAGGGAGAATGCCCTTCTCATCGGTGTACACGAAGCTGGTCGCGCCATGCCCGCCGAGAATACTGCCTGCAGACGAGACATCGGAATGGAAGTGCTGTAGTTCGTCATCCTGGTAACCGTTACGCTTTTTGCGAAGCCGAATAAGAATCCAAATGAGTAAGAGAAGCAGAAGGAAAAGAAGTAGTGCGACGGGGAGAAAAGTGCCGATGACCTTGGCCTTAGAATCCCAGAACGAGTTCACCTTTGCAATTGGTGCAGCGGATGTTGCCGGAACCGTTTCCGAGTTGACGGGTGTTAAGGTGGAATAATAGACAGCGGTGGAAATGACAGTGGCTACTGATACGATACTGCTCGAGCCCTGGCTTCCATTTTCGGAGAATGCCGCTGTTGTGGTGAACACGGAGTAAATTACTGAGGTGATAGCCTGGTAACTTGTTACTGGTGTCGGCACGGTGGTGGTGGTTCGTACCAAGACCGGTACAACAGGCGTTGGTGCGGCTGTGGTCGAAGAGCTCGAGGATGTGCTTGATGAAGACGTGCTGGACGTGCTGCTGGACGTGCTGCTAGAAGTGCTGCTGGAAGTGCTGCTGGAAGTGCTGCTGGAagtgctgctggtgctcGTTACCGACTCAGGGGTTGATGCGGGAGAAGCCGCGCTTGAACTGGAGTCCGTGCTAGTTGTACGCGTCTCATGCTGTTCGTCGGTTGTTTTGAGTAACGATGTTACTGTACTTTTAGTTTTTGTTTCGCCGTTGTCTGAGGAGGTCAACGGGGATGTTGTAGATGACGGAGTTGTGCTCGTCTCGGGGTCCTGTGACGAGACGGATATGCTAGAAGATGATGTGCTTGAAGTGGTGGCGGTCGAAGACTGTGCAGATGACTGGGTATTCTCTTCAGAGCCCACCTCTATAGAAGGAGGACTGCCTTCCCCCATGTATATGTACCCGTAGGTATTCTTGTCGGGGTCAGCACACATTTCAGAAGAAATCCCCCAGCACGGCGTAGAGCAGTCGCTCATTTCTAAGCCCCGCGACGGCATGTTGTCAGAACACCAGCACTGTTTCCCACTGACGATGGCCCACTCGTGATTGGATCGGCAGTGGTCCATACAAAGCCCATTGGACATATAATTTGAGAATATCGGGTCGGTCGTGCCCAGGTTGGACCTGAAACAGTACGTCAACGAGACGCCCGCATTAACTGCGCGCAGAAGAAGGGCCAGTGTTAGCCATATTGTCTTCAATTTTGAAACAGCGAGAATGCCGCCCATGTCAAAAAAAGATTTGAGGTATCGAAAACGGCGACGTGCAGCTGAATCAACAGTAAGCTGCTCTGCCGATCTTGTCAGAACTCCAAGTGCGTCTGGGCACCTTCTGATATAAACCCTCCCCGTGGCGTGGACCTCTGTGCACTTTAACTGGCCCGCGGCGCAAGTGGCGAGGAATGGTTGGCACTTGTCGGTGTAAATAAcgctgcggcagctgaAACCTCGTACCCACTGCTGCCTAGCAGAATCAGCGCAATAGCCTGCGATTGAAGCGATCTAACAGATAAAGAGTAACGTGTGTACTGAGCTGCTATTCTTTACGGCAGTATGCTGTACACTTTCTGTCTGAGTTATTTATAAAAAAACAACCAGGCTTGGTGCGAGAGGCGAACGGGAGCCATACCACAACGCGCCCGCCGTAACTCTTCCCCTGTGTTGTCCTCGCACCTATTCTAGGTATTTTTCAAATCCTTTTCTTTAAGTAGGACATGTGCTACTTGTGCGCCCGTATCCCAAAAGCGTTCTCAAAGCTCCCGGATATAGCCTACGCTGTCCACTTTTTTCTCAATTAGATTCGTAGAGCAAGGTTAGCCAACTACATTACATCCAGGTACACTCCGTATGGTTATACGGTTCGCCGTATCTCGATCCACCTGTAGCCAAATACACGTGTGCAGTGCCTTTTCGGGCTGTCCGCTGAGCAATTCGCCTTCCTACCTCGACATCCGAATCCGGGACCGGGCTTGCTATCTCAAAACTTAACTAAATCTGCTCAAGAACTGCGTTTCTGCTGACGTAGCGAAGTTTCACGGAGATATCCTTCGTTACCCGGCCT
This is a stretch of genomic DNA from Eremothecium gossypii ATCC 10895 chromosome VI, complete sequence. It encodes these proteins:
- the RIM101 gene encoding alkaline-responsive transcriptional regulator RIM101 (Syntenic homolog of Saccharomyces cerevisiae YHL027W (RIM101)); translation: MSHINHLLNSDEAIPSTALRSCAQRSPMSSDDELVGTAGYRENQPVPGSTLPTSPSDVSTDTENDEHQRLLCQWDACGSEFSQPELLYHHLCQDHVGRKSQRNLQLNCHWGSCTTKTVKRDHITSHLRVHVPLKPFSCSTCSRKFKRPQDLKKHLKVHMEDTMKERSRAAPGSRGVRKTGVNKGSALQEKARTLPNLTVESFVSQEMQNYYPYYKSRQHLDETLSHIILPPPAALGGTLASEPPSYTRKAVSFFTTLSQDMSRRLPSLAPCNSPGPAGKMVMLPRPEQQYARVPRYPAMPELPPLVTSPGAESHALPRGHNFRPAPLIPGSMLPSLSRFSHDKSQFVARNSYSLNQKASLNEELCENELDIALENLALDDTDALRAELQTVNIIKDYLTCLLLEDVYTESFELPASVEKSHSTLRKYPQIKV
- the WSC4 gene encoding Wsc4p (Syntenic homolog of Saccharomyces cerevisiae YHL028W (WSC4)); protein product: MGGILAVSKLKTIWLTLALLLRAVNAGVSLTYCFRSNLGTTDPIFSNYMSNGLCMDHCRSNHEWAIVSGKQCWCSDNMPSRGLEMSDCSTPCWGISSEMCADPDKNTYGYIYMGEGSPPSIEVGSEENTQSSAQSSTATTSSTSSSSISVSSQDPETSTTPSSTTSPLTSSDNGETKTKSTVTSLLKTTDEQHETRTTSTDSSSSAASPASTPESVTSTSSTSSSTSSSTSSSTSSSTSSSTSSTSSSSTSSSSSTTAAPTPVVPVLVRTTTTVPTPVTSYQAITSVIYSVFTTTAAFSENGSQGSSSIVSVATVISTAVYYSTLTPVNSETVPATSAAPIAKVNSFWDSKAKVIGTFLPVALLLFLLLLLLIWILIRLRKKRNGYQDDELQHFHSDVSSAGSILGGHGATSFVYTDEKGILPSPDSNGARVSALASQATMGGGTLCSNSLPASRESKADALVFDQRLDPSHVMSQWENGGSRVSLADDVDYTRKVLRVINE